Proteins from a genomic interval of Stenotrophomonas maltophilia R551-3:
- the msrB gene encoding peptide-methionine (R)-S-oxide reductase MsrB, whose amino-acid sequence MTAFDLTPPTTTQTEALVAGLSSEERRVLLQHGTEAPFCGVFLDNKREGVYCCRLCALPLFRSSTKFDSGTGWPSFFAPFDPAHVREIRDTSHGMVRTEITCARCGSHLGHVFPDGPPPTYERHCLNSVSLSFTGNGEPWPDPLQRGGAESGVAG is encoded by the coding sequence ATGACCGCCTTCGACCTGACGCCCCCGACCACCACCCAGACCGAAGCGCTGGTTGCCGGTCTCAGCAGTGAGGAGCGCCGCGTGCTGCTGCAGCACGGCACCGAAGCGCCCTTCTGCGGTGTGTTCCTCGACAACAAGCGCGAGGGCGTCTACTGCTGCCGGCTGTGTGCGCTGCCGCTGTTCCGCTCCAGCACCAAGTTCGATTCCGGCACCGGCTGGCCCAGCTTCTTCGCGCCGTTCGACCCGGCGCACGTGCGCGAGATCCGCGATACCAGCCACGGCATGGTCCGCACCGAGATCACCTGCGCGCGCTGCGGCAGCCATCTGGGCCATGTGTTCCCGGACGGCCCGCCGCCGACCTACGAGCGCCACTGCCTGAACTCCGTCTCACTTTCGTTCACCGGCAACGGCGAGCCCTGGCCCGACCCATTGCAGCGTGGCGGCGCGGAAAGCGGCGTGGCGGGCTGA
- a CDS encoding Lrp/AsnC ligand binding domain-containing protein has protein sequence MATRTRELDKIDRKILRILQAEGRISFTELGERVGLSTTPCTERVRRLEREAVITGYHAHLDPAAVKASLLVFVEISLAYKSGDIFEEFRRAALKLPNVLECHLVSGDFDYLLKARISEMASYRKLLGSTLLTLPHVRESKSYIVMEEVKETLSLPIPD, from the coding sequence ATGGCCACACGTACCCGTGAACTGGACAAGATAGACCGCAAGATCCTGCGCATCCTGCAGGCCGAGGGCCGTATCTCCTTCACCGAACTGGGGGAACGGGTCGGGCTGTCGACCACCCCGTGCACCGAACGGGTGCGTCGGCTCGAACGCGAAGCAGTGATCACCGGTTATCACGCTCACCTGGACCCGGCGGCGGTGAAAGCCAGCCTGCTGGTGTTCGTAGAGATCAGCCTGGCCTACAAGTCCGGCGACATCTTCGAGGAGTTCCGGCGCGCGGCCCTGAAGCTGCCCAACGTGCTGGAGTGCCATCTGGTATCGGGCGACTTCGATTACCTGCTGAAGGCGCGGATCAGCGAGATGGCGTCCTACCGCAAGCTGCTCGGCAGCACGCTGCTGACACTGCCGCACGTACGTGAGTCGAAGAGCTACATCGTGATGGAAGAGGTGAAGGAGACGCTGAGCCTGCCGATTCCGGATTGA
- a CDS encoding D-amino acid dehydrogenase translates to MRVLVLGSGVIGTTSAWYLRQAGFEVTVIDRQPGPALETSFANAGQLSFGYTSPWAAPGVPKKAIGWLFEKHAPLAIKPGMDLAQYRWLWQMLRNCTHERYAINKARMVRMSEYSRDCLNELRAQIGIEFEGRDLGTTQLFRTQQQLDASAQDIEILAQYGVPYEVLDRAGIIQAEPALAHVDGLVGALRLPRDQTGDCQLFTRRLAQMCVDAGVEFRFDQDITGLVSDGERITGVHVNGTLETADRFVVALGSYSPALVAPLGMRLPVYPLKGYSLTLPITDPAMAPTSTILDESYKVAVTRFDDRIRVGGMAEVAGFDLSLSQRRRETLELVVSDLYPKGGDLSRAQFWTGLRPATPDGTPVIGATPFRNLYLNTGHGTLGWTMACGSGRYLADLMSARQPQISTEGLDVFRYGQYGHAPQHENRTCVLPAR, encoded by the coding sequence ATGCGAGTCCTAGTCCTCGGCAGCGGCGTGATCGGCACCACCAGTGCCTGGTACCTGCGACAGGCCGGGTTTGAAGTCACGGTCATCGACCGTCAGCCCGGCCCGGCGCTGGAAACCAGCTTCGCCAATGCCGGCCAGCTGTCGTTCGGCTACACCTCGCCGTGGGCCGCCCCGGGCGTGCCGAAGAAGGCGATCGGCTGGCTGTTCGAAAAGCACGCGCCGCTGGCGATCAAGCCGGGCATGGACCTGGCCCAGTACCGCTGGCTGTGGCAGATGCTGCGCAACTGCACCCACGAGCGCTACGCGATCAACAAGGCGCGCATGGTGCGCATGTCCGAGTACAGCCGCGACTGCCTCAATGAGCTGCGCGCGCAGATCGGCATCGAATTCGAAGGCCGCGACCTGGGCACCACCCAGTTGTTCCGCACCCAGCAGCAGCTGGACGCCTCGGCGCAGGACATCGAGATCCTGGCCCAGTACGGCGTGCCGTACGAGGTACTGGACCGCGCCGGCATCATCCAGGCCGAACCGGCCCTGGCCCACGTCGACGGCCTGGTCGGCGCGCTGCGCCTGCCGCGTGACCAGACCGGTGACTGCCAGCTGTTCACCCGCCGCCTGGCGCAGATGTGCGTGGACGCCGGCGTCGAGTTCCGCTTCGACCAGGACATCACCGGCCTGGTCTCCGATGGCGAGCGCATCACCGGCGTGCACGTCAACGGCACCCTGGAAACCGCTGACCGCTTCGTGGTCGCGCTCGGCAGTTACTCGCCGGCGCTGGTCGCACCGCTGGGCATGCGCCTGCCGGTGTACCCGCTGAAGGGTTACTCGCTGACCCTGCCGATCACCGATCCGGCGATGGCACCGACCTCGACCATCCTCGATGAGAGCTACAAGGTGGCGGTCACCCGTTTCGACGACCGCATCCGCGTCGGTGGCATGGCCGAAGTGGCCGGCTTCGACCTGTCGCTGTCGCAGCGCCGCCGCGAGACCCTGGAACTGGTGGTCAGCGACCTGTACCCGAAGGGCGGTGACCTGTCGCGCGCGCAGTTCTGGACCGGCCTGCGCCCGGCCACGCCGGATGGCACGCCGGTGATCGGCGCCACGCCGTTCCGCAACCTGTACCTCAACACCGGCCACGGCACGCTGGGCTGGACCATGGCGTGCGGCTCGGGCCGCTACCTGGCCGACCTGATGAGCGCGCGCCAGCCGCAGATCAGCACCGAAGGCCTGGATGTTTTCCGCTATGGTCAGTACGGTCACGCCCCGCAACATGAGAACCGCACATGCGTCCTGCCCGCGCGCTGA
- the alr gene encoding alanine racemase yields MRPARALIDLGALRSNYRLARELGGGKALAIIKADAYGHGAVRCAQALEGEADGFGVATIEEALELRQAGIGAPILLLEGIFEASDMALVAEHDFWFAVGSPWQLEALAAFDSPRPLTVWLKLDSGMHRLGLDVDSFRAAHARLSALPQVERVVLMTHLARADELDSERTHEQAATFARAIDGLEGETSVCNSPALLGWPDVRSDWVRPGLMLYGANPLPDNTDLTARLRPVMTMQSKVIAERWIESGEPVGYGARFVSKARTRVGVVALGYADGYPQFAPNGTPVLIDGQPGALIGRVSMDMLTVDLTAHPQAGVGSVVELWGNAPTLSELAPRCGVSAYQLPCGVKRVARVYM; encoded by the coding sequence ATGCGTCCTGCCCGCGCGCTGATTGATCTGGGCGCCCTGCGCAGCAACTACCGCCTCGCCCGCGAACTGGGCGGTGGCAAGGCCCTGGCGATCATCAAGGCCGATGCCTACGGCCATGGCGCCGTGCGCTGTGCGCAGGCGCTGGAAGGCGAGGCCGATGGTTTCGGCGTGGCCACCATCGAAGAGGCGCTGGAACTGCGCCAGGCTGGCATCGGTGCGCCGATCCTGCTGCTGGAAGGCATCTTCGAAGCCAGTGACATGGCGCTGGTGGCCGAGCACGATTTCTGGTTCGCCGTCGGTTCACCGTGGCAGCTGGAGGCGCTGGCCGCCTTCGACAGCCCGCGTCCGTTGACGGTGTGGCTGAAGCTGGACAGCGGCATGCATCGCCTCGGCCTGGACGTGGACAGCTTCCGCGCCGCGCATGCGCGCCTGTCGGCGTTGCCGCAGGTCGAACGCGTCGTGCTGATGACCCATCTGGCACGTGCCGATGAGCTGGACAGCGAACGCACCCACGAGCAGGCGGCGACGTTCGCCCGTGCCATCGACGGCCTTGAAGGCGAGACCAGCGTGTGCAATTCGCCGGCGCTGCTGGGCTGGCCGGATGTGCGCAGCGACTGGGTGCGCCCGGGCCTGATGCTCTACGGCGCCAATCCGTTGCCGGACAACACCGATCTCACCGCGCGCCTGCGCCCGGTGATGACCATGCAGTCCAAGGTGATTGCCGAGCGCTGGATCGAGTCGGGGGAGCCGGTGGGCTATGGCGCCCGCTTCGTTTCCAAGGCACGCACCCGCGTCGGCGTGGTCGCGCTGGGGTATGCCGATGGCTATCCGCAGTTCGCGCCGAACGGCACCCCGGTGCTGATCGATGGCCAGCCCGGCGCGCTGATCGGCCGCGTATCGATGGACATGCTGACCGTGGACCTGACTGCGCATCCGCAGGCGGGCGTTGGCAGCGTGGTGGAGCTGTGGGGCAATGCGCCGACGCTGTCCGAGCTGGCGCCGCGCTGTGGCGTGAGTGCGTACCAGCTGCCGTGTGGCGTCAAGCGCGTGGCCAGGGTGTACATGTAG
- a CDS encoding DUF3016 domain-containing protein, translating to MKRSLAIALLAGALVAGGANAAPRTVTDAQAPRTLQADGPVNVKWDDPAKFTEIRQSSNRFEAERGDWVQQLARYLQTTAAKPLQPGQTLDVTLVDVKRAGDYEPWHGPRGRDIRIMRDIYPPRISLQYTLKDASGRIISEGDARLSDTGYLHNVGLKSDSDPLRYEKRLIDDWVKRQLTSQATAAR from the coding sequence ATGAAACGCTCACTCGCGATTGCCCTGCTGGCAGGCGCCCTGGTGGCGGGTGGCGCAAATGCGGCCCCGCGCACCGTGACCGATGCGCAGGCACCACGCACCCTGCAGGCCGATGGCCCGGTCAACGTGAAATGGGATGATCCGGCCAAGTTCACCGAGATCCGCCAGAGCAGCAACCGCTTCGAAGCCGAGCGCGGCGACTGGGTGCAGCAGCTGGCGCGCTACCTGCAGACCACGGCAGCCAAGCCGCTGCAGCCCGGTCAGACCCTCGATGTGACCCTGGTCGACGTCAAGCGCGCCGGTGATTACGAGCCGTGGCACGGCCCGCGTGGGCGCGACATCCGGATCATGCGTGACATCTACCCGCCGCGGATCAGCCTGCAGTACACGCTGAAGGATGCCAGCGGCCGCATCATCAGCGAAGGCGATGCGCGCCTGAGCGACACCGGCTATCTGCACAACGTGGGGCTGAAGAGCGACAGTGATCCGCTGCGCTACGAGAAGCGCCTGATCGATGACTGGGTGAAGCGGCAGCTGACCAGCCAGGCCACCGCGGCGCGGTAG
- a CDS encoding hybrid sensor histidine kinase/response regulator, whose translation MMVPAPEPDLHHGVLERINAGFCVIQVLFDGDRAVDYRFIEVNDAFERHTGLKDARGQRMSALEPHHEEDWFRIYGEVARSGRPAQFEMEARALGRSFAVDAVRVGRPGEDKVGILFFDITARKQMEVELGESEARFSALADGLPMPVWVLDERGHARFVNSAFSEFFGGDETRVPEDVWRGLVHPDDASVFEYELQEALKAQRSMHALVRARRADGQWRWLEMNARPRFSRMGRFIGLAGSSPDVTERREIELAREELLQSERAARSAAENMARLKDEFLATLSHELRTPLTTILGWSELLLQRVDNTSPLYKGLGVIANSAGAQKRLISDMLDLSSMLLGKVQLEVEVLDLCGVLGEAIGAQELVAEGKALDVHLQLPDRPSLVLGDATRLQQVFWNLLSNAIKFTPAEGRIDVALQADGNHWVITVRDTGDGIAPEFLNHLFSRFRQADGTTTRRHGGLGLGLAIVQQLVELHGGTVTAASEGHGHGATFTVRLPQHLPDAERRPLREVISGPILEPVIVEPYPLRGMHVLAVEDQPEVLEYLRRMLEEQGASVSAASSAGEALALLADTGHLQYHVMLTDIGMPGMDGYGLVRTLREDMGVDALTLPAVAVTALARADDRRRALASGFQEHVAKPYSVAQLVSAVRKVQVPRADSALH comes from the coding sequence ATGATGGTGCCGGCGCCCGAACCCGACCTGCATCATGGCGTGCTTGAGCGCATCAACGCAGGTTTCTGCGTGATCCAGGTGCTGTTCGATGGTGACCGCGCGGTGGACTACCGTTTCATCGAGGTCAACGATGCCTTCGAGCGGCATACCGGCCTGAAGGACGCACGCGGCCAGCGCATGAGCGCGCTGGAACCGCATCACGAAGAAGACTGGTTCCGCATCTACGGTGAAGTGGCCCGCAGCGGCCGGCCGGCGCAGTTCGAGATGGAAGCGCGGGCGCTGGGCCGCTCGTTCGCGGTCGACGCGGTGCGCGTGGGGCGCCCGGGTGAGGACAAGGTCGGCATCCTGTTCTTCGACATCACCGCGCGCAAGCAGATGGAAGTTGAGCTGGGCGAAAGCGAAGCGCGCTTCAGTGCGCTGGCCGATGGCTTGCCGATGCCGGTCTGGGTGCTCGACGAGCGCGGCCATGCGCGCTTCGTCAACAGCGCCTTCAGTGAGTTCTTCGGTGGCGACGAGACACGCGTTCCCGAGGACGTGTGGCGTGGGCTGGTGCATCCGGACGATGCCTCGGTGTTCGAGTACGAGCTGCAGGAGGCCTTGAAGGCGCAGCGCTCGATGCACGCGCTGGTGCGTGCGCGGCGTGCCGATGGCCAATGGCGCTGGCTGGAGATGAATGCACGTCCACGTTTTTCGCGGATGGGCCGCTTCATCGGCCTTGCCGGCAGCAGCCCGGACGTGACCGAGCGCCGCGAAATCGAACTGGCCCGCGAGGAGCTGCTGCAGTCCGAGCGTGCCGCGCGCAGTGCGGCCGAGAACATGGCGCGGCTGAAGGACGAATTCCTGGCCACGTTGTCGCATGAGCTGCGCACGCCGCTGACCACCATCCTGGGCTGGAGCGAACTGTTGCTGCAGCGCGTGGACAACACCAGCCCGCTGTACAAGGGCCTGGGCGTGATCGCCAACAGCGCTGGCGCGCAGAAGCGGCTGATCTCGGACATGCTCGATCTCAGCAGCATGCTGCTGGGCAAGGTGCAGCTGGAAGTGGAAGTGCTGGACCTGTGCGGCGTGCTGGGCGAAGCGATCGGTGCGCAGGAGCTGGTGGCCGAAGGCAAGGCGCTGGATGTGCACCTGCAGCTGCCCGACCGGCCCAGCCTGGTGCTGGGCGATGCCACCCGCCTGCAGCAGGTGTTCTGGAACCTGCTCTCCAACGCGATCAAGTTCACCCCGGCCGAGGGCCGCATCGACGTGGCCCTGCAGGCCGATGGCAATCACTGGGTGATCACCGTGCGCGATACCGGCGACGGCATCGCGCCTGAGTTCCTCAACCACCTGTTCAGCCGCTTCCGCCAGGCCGATGGCACCACCACCCGCCGCCATGGCGGCCTGGGCCTGGGTCTGGCGATCGTGCAGCAGCTGGTCGAGCTGCACGGCGGCACGGTCACCGCCGCCAGCGAAGGCCATGGCCACGGCGCCACCTTCACCGTGCGCCTGCCGCAGCACCTTCCGGATGCCGAGCGGCGGCCGCTGCGCGAAGTAATCAGCGGGCCGATCCTGGAGCCGGTGATCGTTGAACCGTATCCGCTGCGCGGCATGCACGTGCTGGCGGTGGAAGATCAGCCGGAAGTGCTGGAGTACCTGCGGCGCATGCTGGAAGAACAGGGCGCGAGCGTGTCCGCGGCAAGTTCGGCAGGCGAGGCATTGGCGCTGCTGGCCGACACCGGCCATCTGCAGTACCACGTGATGCTGACCGACATCGGCATGCCCGGCATGGACGGCTACGGCCTGGTGCGTACGTTGCGCGAGGACATGGGCGTGGACGCGCTGACCCTGCCAGCGGTGGCGGTGACAGCACTGGCGCGCGCTGACGATCGCCGTCGTGCGTTGGCGTCAGGCTTCCAGGAGCATGTGGCCAAGCCCTATTCGGTGGCGCAGCTGGTGTCAGCGGTACGCAAGGTGCAGGTGCCGCGCGCCGACAGCGCGCTGCACTGA
- a CDS encoding DUF3247 family protein, with the protein MSRIAPRIHTDPAQIARLEALLPQLEGETQVELTLQDGRRLLGTIAVKPTVQQYRNDAGDEGSNGQLRLDDYDTPVQQHHVWLDEIASIRRLPPKAP; encoded by the coding sequence ATGTCCCGTATAGCTCCCCGTATCCATACCGATCCGGCGCAGATCGCGCGCCTGGAAGCCCTGCTGCCGCAGCTGGAAGGCGAAACGCAGGTGGAACTGACCCTGCAGGACGGTCGCCGGCTGCTCGGCACCATTGCAGTGAAGCCGACCGTGCAGCAGTACCGCAACGATGCCGGCGACGAAGGCAGCAACGGCCAGCTGCGCCTGGACGACTACGACACGCCGGTGCAGCAGCATCATGTGTGGCTGGATGAGATCGCCAGCATCCGCAGGTTGCCGCCAAAGGCACCTTGA
- a CDS encoding class I SAM-dependent methyltransferase: MASSDDAPLQTLLLPFSQGALRWPEGPVAFLRARDGWPLREVAGGREVHCEQSFAPFAQPLQQAAGWTVSGQLDDEAGKGRYPLVLVLPPRQREEARALFARALALVAEGGRIVACQSNNEGARSGEGDLKQLTGLGGSLTKNHCRAYWTAPMQGQHDADLAKRWSALDAVRPIVGGRFLSRPGVFAWDRIDPASALLAEHLPADLAGRAADLGAGYGYLSRELLERCPEITALDLYEAEQRALALAELNLSPPPRPLPLRFLWRDVTAGIEPDYDVIISNPPFHTPSRADRPDIGQRFIAVAAQALRPGGRLYVVANRHLPYEYTLNESFGAVRVVAERDGFKLVEAVKGRGKGK, from the coding sequence ATGGCCTCCAGCGACGACGCCCCCCTGCAGACCCTGCTCCTGCCGTTCTCCCAAGGCGCCCTGCGCTGGCCGGAGGGCCCGGTGGCCTTCCTGCGTGCCCGCGATGGCTGGCCGCTGCGCGAAGTGGCCGGTGGCCGTGAAGTGCACTGCGAGCAGAGCTTCGCCCCGTTCGCGCAGCCGCTGCAGCAAGCCGCCGGCTGGACCGTCAGCGGTCAGCTGGATGATGAAGCCGGCAAGGGCCGCTATCCGCTGGTGCTGGTGCTGCCGCCGCGCCAGCGCGAGGAAGCCCGTGCGCTGTTCGCCCGCGCCCTGGCGCTGGTTGCCGAAGGCGGCCGCATCGTCGCCTGCCAGTCCAACAACGAAGGCGCGCGTTCCGGCGAGGGCGACCTCAAGCAGCTGACCGGCCTCGGCGGCAGCCTGACCAAGAACCACTGCCGGGCGTACTGGACCGCGCCGATGCAGGGCCAGCACGATGCCGACCTGGCCAAGCGCTGGTCCGCCCTGGACGCGGTCCGCCCGATTGTCGGTGGCCGCTTCCTCAGCCGGCCGGGCGTGTTCGCCTGGGACCGGATCGATCCGGCCTCGGCGCTGCTGGCCGAGCACCTGCCGGCCGACTTGGCCGGTCGCGCCGCCGACCTCGGTGCCGGCTACGGCTACCTGTCGCGCGAGCTGCTGGAACGCTGCCCGGAGATCACCGCGCTGGACCTGTACGAGGCCGAGCAGCGTGCGCTGGCGCTGGCCGAGCTGAACCTGTCGCCGCCGCCGCGCCCGCTGCCGCTGCGCTTCCTGTGGCGCGACGTCACCGCCGGCATCGAGCCGGATTACGACGTCATCATCAGCAACCCGCCGTTCCACACGCCCTCGCGTGCCGACCGTCCGGACATCGGCCAGCGCTTCATCGCCGTGGCCGCGCAGGCGCTGCGCCCGGGCGGGCGCCTGTACGTGGTGGCCAACCGCCACCTGCCGTACGAATACACGCTCAATGAGAGTTTCGGTGCGGTGCGCGTGGTTGCCGAGCGCGATGGCTTCAAGCTGGTCGAGGCAGTGAAGGGCAGGGGGAAGGGCAAGTGA
- a CDS encoding pseudouridine synthase, translating into MKLVKLIANLGYGSRKQVQWMFREGRVTDADGEVLYADDQVPHEAVRVDGEPLDPPVGLSIALHKPAGYTCSTKDKGRLIYDLLPPRYRDRDPVLSTVGRLDRDTSGLLLLTDDGGLLHRIISPKSKLPKVYEVELSDDLRGDEVALFASGTLMLESEKTPLLPAELEVLDARRARLVLHEGRYHQVRRMFAATGNHVQALHRSRVGGLDLQGLDEGQWRQLTPTDLDTLFAP; encoded by the coding sequence GTGAAGCTGGTCAAGCTCATCGCCAACCTGGGCTATGGCAGCCGCAAGCAGGTGCAGTGGATGTTCCGCGAAGGCCGCGTCACCGACGCCGATGGCGAGGTGCTGTACGCCGACGACCAGGTACCGCATGAAGCGGTGCGCGTCGATGGCGAGCCGCTGGACCCGCCGGTGGGCCTGTCGATCGCGCTGCACAAGCCGGCCGGCTACACCTGCTCGACCAAGGACAAAGGTCGCCTGATCTACGACCTGCTGCCGCCGCGCTACCGCGACCGCGACCCGGTGTTGTCCACCGTCGGCCGGCTGGACCGCGACACCAGTGGCCTGTTGCTGCTGACCGACGATGGCGGCCTGCTGCACCGGATCATCTCGCCGAAGTCGAAGCTGCCCAAGGTCTACGAGGTGGAACTGAGCGACGACCTGCGCGGCGATGAAGTGGCGCTGTTCGCCAGTGGCACGCTGATGCTGGAGTCCGAGAAGACGCCCTTGCTGCCGGCTGAACTTGAAGTGCTGGATGCGCGCCGCGCACGCCTGGTGCTGCATGAAGGCCGCTACCATCAGGTACGCCGCATGTTCGCCGCCACCGGCAACCATGTGCAGGCCCTGCACCGCAGCCGAGTCGGCGGGCTGGACCTGCAGGGATTGGACGAAGGGCAATGGCGGCAGCTCACTCCTACCGACCTGGATACGCTTTTCGCTCCATGA
- a CDS encoding HAD family hydrolase, whose translation MTTIAALPFLPDAIIFDMDGLMIDSERVSLACWSQAADEFGLGLDETVFLRMVGLGDRDTHALLRVQGVEDSVIEAVAARCHDLYEERTQTGLPLRPGILELLELLKAHAIPRAVATTTRQPRANRKLSAAGLLPYFDAVITSGDVARPKPAPDIYLLAAQRLGQVPERCLALEDSPAGTRAALAAGMTVIQVPDLVHPDEELRAFGHRIVGSLLDAHALLVPLLPK comes from the coding sequence ATGACCACCATCGCTGCGCTGCCGTTCCTGCCCGACGCCATCATCTTCGACATGGACGGCCTGATGATCGACAGCGAGCGGGTCTCGCTTGCCTGCTGGAGCCAGGCCGCCGATGAGTTCGGCCTGGGCCTGGACGAAACGGTGTTCCTGCGCATGGTCGGACTCGGCGACCGCGATACGCACGCGTTGCTGCGTGTGCAGGGTGTCGAGGACAGCGTGATCGAAGCCGTGGCCGCACGCTGCCACGATCTCTACGAGGAACGCACGCAGACCGGCCTGCCGCTGCGGCCGGGCATCCTGGAGCTGCTGGAACTGCTGAAGGCGCACGCGATACCGCGTGCGGTGGCAACCACCACGCGGCAGCCGCGGGCCAACCGCAAGCTGTCCGCCGCCGGCCTGCTGCCGTATTTCGATGCGGTGATCACCAGCGGCGACGTGGCACGGCCGAAGCCGGCGCCGGACATCTACCTGCTGGCCGCGCAGCGGCTGGGCCAGGTGCCCGAGCGCTGCCTGGCGCTGGAAGACTCACCGGCCGGCACGCGCGCAGCGCTGGCTGCCGGCATGACCGTGATCCAGGTGCCGGACCTGGTGCATCCGGACGAAGAGCTGCGCGCATTCGGACACCGCATCGTCGGCTCGCTGCTGGACGCGCACGCGCTGCTGGTGCCGTTGCTGCCGAAATAA
- the fabB gene encoding beta-ketoacyl-ACP synthase I gives MRRVVITGMGITSCLGNDLDTVSNALREGRSGITALSDHADAGLRSQVGGRVDLDLDALIDRKQKRFMSDAAAFAYLSMRDAIADAGLSPEQVSNLRTGLIAGSGGGSSEWQIGAVDLLRERGVRKVGPYMVPRTMCSTVSACLATAYQIKGVSYSLSAACATSAHCIGAAADMIRHGAQDIMFAGGGEDLHWSMSVMFDAMGALSTSFNETPASASRPYDKDRDGFVIAGGGGMLVLEDYDHAVARGAHIHAELIGYGVTSDGADMVAPSGEGAVRCMKMALQGVDRPLDYLNTHGTSTPLGDVTELNAIREVFGDAVPPLSSTKALSGHSLGAASVHEAIYCLLMMRDGFVAGSANIGELDPKVESFPILRESREQTLDTVMSNSFGFGGTNAALVFGRV, from the coding sequence ATGCGTCGCGTCGTCATCACCGGCATGGGCATCACGTCCTGCCTCGGCAATGATCTGGATACCGTTTCGAATGCGCTGCGCGAAGGGCGCTCCGGCATCACGGCATTGTCCGACCACGCCGACGCGGGCCTGCGCAGCCAGGTCGGCGGCCGTGTCGACCTCGACCTGGACGCGCTGATCGACCGCAAGCAGAAGCGCTTCATGAGCGATGCGGCGGCCTTCGCCTACCTGTCCATGCGCGATGCCATCGCCGATGCCGGGCTCAGCCCCGAGCAGGTCAGCAACCTGCGTACCGGCCTGATCGCCGGTTCCGGTGGCGGCTCCAGCGAATGGCAGATCGGCGCGGTCGACCTGCTGCGCGAACGCGGTGTGCGCAAGGTCGGCCCGTACATGGTGCCGCGCACGATGTGCTCGACGGTCTCGGCCTGCCTGGCCACCGCCTACCAGATCAAGGGCGTCAGCTACTCGCTGTCGGCCGCCTGCGCGACATCGGCGCACTGCATCGGCGCCGCCGCGGACATGATCCGCCACGGTGCGCAGGACATCATGTTCGCCGGTGGTGGCGAAGACCTGCACTGGTCGATGAGCGTGATGTTCGATGCGATGGGCGCGCTGTCGACCAGCTTCAACGAAACCCCGGCCAGCGCCTCGCGGCCGTACGACAAGGACCGCGACGGCTTCGTCATCGCCGGTGGCGGCGGCATGCTGGTGCTGGAAGACTACGACCACGCCGTTGCGCGCGGCGCGCACATCCATGCCGAGCTGATCGGCTATGGCGTGACCTCCGACGGCGCCGACATGGTGGCGCCGTCCGGTGAAGGCGCGGTGCGCTGCATGAAGATGGCGCTGCAGGGCGTGGATCGTCCGCTGGACTACCTCAACACCCACGGCACCTCCACGCCGCTGGGCGACGTCACCGAGCTCAACGCGATCCGCGAAGTGTTCGGCGATGCGGTGCCGCCGCTGTCCTCGACCAAGGCGCTGTCCGGCCATTCGCTGGGTGCGGCCAGCGTGCACGAGGCGATCTACTGCCTGCTGATGATGCGCGACGGCTTCGTCGCCGGTTCGGCCAACATCGGCGAGCTGGACCCGAAGGTGGAAAGCTTCCCGATCCTGCGCGAGAGCCGCGAGCAGACGCTGGATACGGTGATGTCCAACAGCTTCGGCTTCGGTGGCACCAACGCGGCGCTGGTGTTCGGCCGGGTGTGA
- the fabA gene encoding 3-hydroxyacyl-[acyl-carrier-protein] dehydratase FabA, which yields MTRLHAFNREQLLASARGELFGAAAGRLPNDPMLMFDRITEIREDGGPHGKGMVRAELDIRPDLWFFGCHFIGDPVMPGCLGLDAMWQLTGFFLTWLGAPGKGRALGCGEVKFTGQVLPDAKLVRYEIDISRVINRKLVMAQSDARMYVDDREIYSARDLRVGLFTETGSF from the coding sequence ATGACCCGTCTCCACGCGTTCAACCGCGAACAGCTGCTGGCCAGCGCACGCGGTGAACTGTTCGGCGCCGCTGCCGGCCGTTTGCCCAACGATCCGATGCTGATGTTCGACCGCATCACCGAAATCCGCGAGGACGGCGGACCGCATGGAAAGGGCATGGTACGCGCCGAACTGGATATCCGCCCCGACCTCTGGTTCTTCGGCTGCCACTTCATCGGCGACCCGGTGATGCCTGGTTGCCTGGGCCTGGATGCCATGTGGCAGCTGACCGGCTTCTTCCTGACCTGGCTGGGTGCCCCCGGCAAGGGCCGTGCTCTGGGCTGCGGCGAGGTGAAGTTCACCGGCCAGGTGCTGCCGGATGCGAAGCTGGTGCGTTACGAGATCGACATCAGCCGGGTCATCAACCGCAAGCTGGTGATGGCTCAGTCGGACGCCCGCATGTACGTGGATGACCGCGAAATCTACAGCGCGCGCGATCTGCGCGTCGGCCTGTTCACTGAAACCGGGAGCTTCTGA